DNA sequence from the Paenibacillus physcomitrellae genome:
AGGTTAGCAAGTATCCAATAGAAACATGCATAATAGGCTAGGCCAAGCTAGGCCAAGCGCCAGGGAGTCTCCTGGCGCTTTTTCTTTTAGGGGGCAGTTGAGCTTCTTGTATACGGATAACATGCGGTAAAGGATAGGAGTGTGTAGTATGCTGGGCTAATTCCAGCACCAGTTGATTACATAACTCGTAATGTAATGTTATTTGACCTGAGGTTAATGAAAATTTCCTGTTTATTTGCGAAAAAGGCTTGACTGCACGTCAGGTTTGCCTAATAATAAGACTCATATTAAGCGTCTTTCATAGATACACCCAAAGTTGTGATAGGTTTTCTTACATGGAAGGGTGCGAGGATGATGATATGTGCCGGCGATTTTAAGCAGGAGATTCTGAGGATTTACAACGCGATAAACAAGAAAATGTTTAACGCCGGTGTGAAACAGCAGAAGGTCGATTTTGTCGGCAATAAGATCATTATTCTTTCAAAGAATGCCAGGGTGCCTGTTTTGAAGGTTCTCGATGAAAGCCATCGTCAAGCCACCCTCCAGCTGGATCATCTGCTCTTTCAGTTGTTAAAGCAGGAAATCAAGGAAGAATTGAGGAAGCAATTCCAATTGAATACCGTCACCGTGCTCAAAGACTACGATACAGAGACCGAATTATCCGGTACGATCATTGTTCTTGAGCGTGACGTCGAAGATTATCTGAATGAACTCCCGGAACTCCGATAGGAAGCAGCCTCAAGCCCGGACTTGATGTCTGATTTCTGGAGAGCTGGTTGATCGTCAGTTTGGAACCTGCCGCAGAGGTGCTATAGGCATTTTGCGTGCAGTGGACTGGACTGGCGATTTTTTATACTCATTTTTGGTATTTCAGAAAGAATTTCAAACTTATTTTCAGAGGAGGAGACAGGAATGACCCACAAAATCGAGATTAAGGGCGTCAGTAAATGGTTTCGCAGAAACGGAGAAAATATCGCCGCCATGCAGGAGACCAACCTGCAGATCGAAGCGGGGCGTTTCGTCAGCATTATCGGGCCAAGCGGGTGCGGCAAGTCCACTTTGTTCAACATCATCGCCGGTCTGATGCCGCCGTCTTCGGGGCAGGTATTGGCGGACGGCGAGAACATCGTCGGCAAAGCCGGCCATGTCGGTTACATGCTGCAAAAGGATATGCTGCTTCCGTGGCGGACGATTCTGGACAACATCATTTTGGGCATGGAGGTCAGGGGAGTCCCTTACAAGGAAGCCGCGAGCAGAGCGCTGCCCTTGATGGAGAAATACGGCCTCAAAGGGTTCGACAAGCATTACCCGAAGGAGCTGTCCGGCGGGATGCGCCAGCGGGCCGCGCTGCTGCGGACACTGCTGTACGACCGGGATATTATTTTGCTGGATGAGCCGTTTGGAGCTTTGGATGCTCAGACCCGCCTGACCATGCAGAACTGGCTGCTGCAAATTTGGGCCGATTTCGGTAAAACCGTCCTGTTCGTCACCCACGACATTGATGAAGCGATTTATCTGTCGGACGATATTTACGTCTTCTCCCCAAGGCCTGGACGGATCAAGTCCAAAATCACAGTTACGATGCCGCGGCCGCGCCATACCGAAGATATGACTTCCCCGGCGTTTATGGAACTCAAGCATCATCTGATGGATCTGCTATCGGCCGGTCACGAGGATGCGGAGCATATTTCATAAGGATGGACCGTGGATTGTTAAACAGGATTTGTATAACGAACAAGAGGAGGAATTAAGATGGAAACCGCACGTCAAGAAGCTTTTGTCATTCATACGGTTAAAGCTGTACCCCCGTCTGCTGAACCGGTGAAAACCTTGGAACCCTCACCTGCTCCACTGATCCTGGACGAGGAGGCTTTGGCCCGCAAAAGGTCGCGCCGGATCACGATCGGCCGCCTGCTGGTGGCTGTATTGATCTTTGTGGTTTGGGAGCTGTTCACCCGTTTCGGCTGGATCGACAAATATTATTGGAGTTCGCCGAGCGCCATCGTCAAAACGATGTGGACGGGTTTGACCCAAGGGACGCTGCTGGATGACATTGCTTATACCTCAGCTTCGACGGTCATTGGTTTTATTGCCGGTACGCTGTTTGGTTCTGCACTGGGCTTGTCCTTCTGGTGGTCCAGATCCTATGCCGGCATCAGTGAGCCGTATTTGATCATCCTTAACGCGCTGCCGAAGCTGGCCTTGGCTCCTGTCCTGGTGATCCTGCTCGGGATTGGCTTCTTCTCCAAGGTAGCGCTGGCTTTCTCGATGACGGTCGTCGTTTCGGCCCTCTCAGCTTACAGCGGTGTCAAAAGTGTCGATCCTGACATGGAAAAGCTCATGTACTCCCTGGGCTCCAAACGCCGCCAGGTGTTCGCCAAGGTGGTTGTTCCCTGGTCAATGCCGTGGATGATCAGCAGTCTGCGGATCAATATCGCCCTGGCGCTGGCCGGAGCCATCGTCGGCGAGTTCATCGCCTCCAGCAAAGGCGTCGGCCGGATGATCATGTATGCAGGTACGATCCTCGACATTAATCTGGTATGGGTGGGCGTCGTGGTGCTGTCGTTGTTGTCCATGGTCATGTATTGGGGAGTGGTTCTCCTCGAAAAATGGCTGGCCAAAGGCTTCGTGAAATAACCAGACGGCCTGCGGCTCTACTCAAAAACAAAAAAATCAAAAGGGATAGGGGAATCGGATATGAAGAGGAAAAAAAGAGTTGTACCGCTGCTGCTGCTTCTTGCAATAAGTATTGGGCTGTTGTCCGCCTGCGGCAACAAAGAGGCCGGGACAGCCGATGCCGCCGCTCCCGGGAATGGCAAGCTGAAGAAGATAGTCATCGCCGAGCCGCTTCATTCAACCGGCTATCTGCCGCTGTATTTGGCGCAGCGGGAAGGTTATTTTGCCAAACAAGGGCTGGATGTGGAAGTGATTCAGGCTGCGGGCGGCGCGCATATCACGGCAGTAGTCAGTGGTGATGCTTGGGGCGTCATCGGCGGCGTGGAATCCAATGCGCTGGGTAATAAAAACAGCTCCGACCCGATCGTTTCGGTTGTGAACGCGGTCAATCGCGCTAACGTATATCTGGTTGCCAAGAAAGGACTGGCTCCGGCAGGCGATTCACCGGAACAAATGAAAGAGTTCCTGAAAGGTAAGAAGATCGCGGCTGGCCGTCATGGCGGTACGCCAAACCTGCTGACCCGCTACTATCTGATCAGCCTGGGACTGGATCCGGAGAAGGACGTAACGCTGCTTGAGCCGGCGGATGCTTCAACCGTGGTGACTATGGTTCAGCAGGGCGCAGCCGACATTGCCAATGGCGCCGAACCTCAAATCAGCGATGGCGTAGCCAAAGGCGTATGGGATGAACCTTTTTACAAATTCCATGACCTTGGTGATTTCTCTTATTCCGTGCTCAGCGTCAAGAGATCCACGATTGAGAAGGACCCGGAGACGGTGCAAAAGTTCACGAATGCGATTCTGGAAGCCTTGAAGACTGTGCAGTCCGATAAAGAGCTGGCGACCAAAGACCTGAAAGCCGAATTCCCTACGCTGTCGGATGACGCGATTAAAGCCTCGATGGACCGGGCCTATGCGGATAACCTGTGGAGCCTGGACGGGCAGATTTCCGAAGCGGGCGTCAAGCAGGATATGGATGTAATGATCAAAACCGGGATCTATTCCGGAGATTACAGCTATGCGGATCTGGTGGATATGCAGTTTGTGAACCAAGCCAAATAAGAAATGGAATAATTCATATTAAATCCAATAACGAGGTGTGGGAACATGAAAACTTTGCAAGAGCTTGTAACGGAAAAGAAAGCCGCTGTTGTCATTGTTGATGTGCAAAATGATTACTGCCATCCGGAAGGTTCATTGGGCCAAAGGGGCGCCGATGTAAGCGGCGTAGCGGAGATGATGCCGAATCTGCACCGGCTGCTGGATAGTGCCAGAGCACACGAGGTGCCGCTGATCTTTATCCAGACCTTCCATGAGGACGCAACGGATTCGGAAGCCTGGAGAGAACGGTCCGCTGGCAAATCCTCCAGCGTGTGCCGCAAAGGCAGCTGGGGGGCGGAATTTTACGAGGTAGAGCCTGCGCCGGGAGAAATCGTTGTGAATAAACACCGTTACAGCGCTTTTATCAACACTAGACTCGATACGATATTGCGCACGCTTGGCATTGAGACGCTGATCATGACGGGCGTGAGCACCAATGTGTGCGTGGAATCGACGGCCCGGGACGGCTATATGCTGGACTACCATATTGTGATGC
Encoded proteins:
- a CDS encoding Na-translocating system protein MpsC family protein; amino-acid sequence: MMICAGDFKQEILRIYNAINKKMFNAGVKQQKVDFVGNKIIILSKNARVPVLKVLDESHRQATLQLDHLLFQLLKQEIKEELRKQFQLNTVTVLKDYDTETELSGTIIVLERDVEDYLNELPELR
- a CDS encoding ABC transporter ATP-binding protein, whose translation is MTHKIEIKGVSKWFRRNGENIAAMQETNLQIEAGRFVSIIGPSGCGKSTLFNIIAGLMPPSSGQVLADGENIVGKAGHVGYMLQKDMLLPWRTILDNIILGMEVRGVPYKEAASRALPLMEKYGLKGFDKHYPKELSGGMRQRAALLRTLLYDRDIILLDEPFGALDAQTRLTMQNWLLQIWADFGKTVLFVTHDIDEAIYLSDDIYVFSPRPGRIKSKITVTMPRPRHTEDMTSPAFMELKHHLMDLLSAGHEDAEHIS
- a CDS encoding ABC transporter permease — its product is METARQEAFVIHTVKAVPPSAEPVKTLEPSPAPLILDEEALARKRSRRITIGRLLVAVLIFVVWELFTRFGWIDKYYWSSPSAIVKTMWTGLTQGTLLDDIAYTSASTVIGFIAGTLFGSALGLSFWWSRSYAGISEPYLIILNALPKLALAPVLVILLGIGFFSKVALAFSMTVVVSALSAYSGVKSVDPDMEKLMYSLGSKRRQVFAKVVVPWSMPWMISSLRINIALALAGAIVGEFIASSKGVGRMIMYAGTILDINLVWVGVVVLSLLSMVMYWGVVLLEKWLAKGFVK
- a CDS encoding ABC transporter substrate-binding protein: MKRKKRVVPLLLLLAISIGLLSACGNKEAGTADAAAPGNGKLKKIVIAEPLHSTGYLPLYLAQREGYFAKQGLDVEVIQAAGGAHITAVVSGDAWGVIGGVESNALGNKNSSDPIVSVVNAVNRANVYLVAKKGLAPAGDSPEQMKEFLKGKKIAAGRHGGTPNLLTRYYLISLGLDPEKDVTLLEPADASTVVTMVQQGAADIANGAEPQISDGVAKGVWDEPFYKFHDLGDFSYSVLSVKRSTIEKDPETVQKFTNAILEALKTVQSDKELATKDLKAEFPTLSDDAIKASMDRAYADNLWSLDGQISEAGVKQDMDVMIKTGIYSGDYSYADLVDMQFVNQAK
- a CDS encoding cysteine hydrolase family protein, translated to MKTLQELVTEKKAAVVIVDVQNDYCHPEGSLGQRGADVSGVAEMMPNLHRLLDSARAHEVPLIFIQTFHEDATDSEAWRERSAGKSSSVCRKGSWGAEFYEVEPAPGEIVVNKHRYSAFINTRLDTILRTLGIETLIMTGVSTNVCVESTARDGYMLDYHIVMLKDACASYSREAHDMTMTNISGYFGTVTDTSEVIQLWDYSRETAALR